A single genomic interval of Rhododendron vialii isolate Sample 1 chromosome 3a, ASM3025357v1 harbors:
- the LOC131320285 gene encoding uncharacterized protein LOC131320285, producing the protein MILNGKQPLQDIQFSTLYIHTPHLPNFLTLFSHHSIFKQVTELVLSSQTMSRFTAAYSFAVIASCLSMLVAATLAQTWGGISTPGIPGIPGIPGIGAPGIPGIPGIGAPGIPGIGVPDIPGIGVPGVPGVGGPGAPGMACWDSLRGIRGCAEAVAASTRSGRIQISPECCQAFMAVTDTCWPKMFPFNPLFPPMLKNRCMGQDQSSPLLPLPPPPTY; encoded by the coding sequence ATGATTTTGAATGGAAAGCAACCGTTACAGGACATACAATTCTCgaccctatatatacacacccCTCACCTCCCAAATTTCCTTACTCTTTTCTCCCACCACTCAATTTTCAAACAAGTCACAGAACTCGTTCTTTCGAGCCAAACAATGTCTCGGTTCACTGCGGCATACTCATTTGCAGTGATCGCATCATGTTTGTCCATGTTGGTTGCAGCAACTCTAGCACAAACTTGGGGAGGAATCAGTACCCCCGGAATACCCGGAATTCCGGGTATTCCGGGTATCGGTGCCCCCGGAATTCCAGGTATTCCGGGTATTGGTGCTCCTGGAATTCCGGGTATTGGTGTGCCGGACATTCCGGGTATTGGTGTCCCGGGCGTTCCGGGTGTTGGTGGGCCGGGCGCACCTGGCATGGCCTGTTGGGACTCCCTCCGAGGCATTCGTGGGTGTGCTGAAGCAGTCGCGGCCTCCACGAGGAGTGGCCGGATCCAGATTAGCCCAGAATGTTGTCAGGCTTTCATGGCTGTTACGGATACTTGTTGGCCCAAGATGTTCCCCTTCAACCCCCTTTTCCCCCCTATGCTTAAGAACCGTTGCATGGGACAAGACCAATCGTCGCCTCTGCTCCCGCTACCGCCACCGCCTACGTATTAA